The following are encoded in a window of Pecten maximus chromosome 17, xPecMax1.1, whole genome shotgun sequence genomic DNA:
- the LOC117315761 gene encoding peroxidasin homolog, protein MEILDAKYSDSMTFKCRAHNVFGTVEKFIKLIVTDKVTASVSPSESLVQGGSNVDIVCSWTGTPPPNVTWSHVLPGGKSTPVTAGTTFSANTNTSTLHVTGAGALESGLYQCTASNGLETQTSTANLTVQSKPGILTAPLSQTVLAGQTIVLRCDVIASPPASVVWTYPNTGTAPPKDVLVNPDGSITIQNINDFNQGVYTCSATNSLGTTTVTGQVNVISPVTVSITPSQLPVHAGDSFTQITCSGTGDPNPTLTWTTENGSPVTSSGGKFLLLGNGGLIITNVDPDSDTGVYTCTGNNGKETATAQTIVYNDLGALSCTTTFADCSTNIGRACGGHCPGNCISQGGAVYGYKQYTLQSVVCLSARHSGTTGNDVIWHITNGGNTYESKLNNGIQSQYSGPLAETAQIWEGSAGPAQPASVPILG, encoded by the exons ATGGAAATCCTGGATGCTAAGTATTCAGACTCAATGACATTTAAGTGTCGAGCCCACAACGTATTTGGCACTGTGGAGAAATTCATCAAACTTATCGTAACCG ACAAAGTGACAGCCTCCGTTTCACCATCTGAGTCATTGGTCCAAGGTGGATCGAATGTAGACATCGTCTGCTCGTGGACAGGGACGCCACCTCCAAACGTCACGTGGTCTCACGTGCTTCCGGGCGGGAAATCTACCCCAGTGACAGCGGGAACTACTTTTTCAGCAAATACAAATACGAGTACGTTGCACGTGACAGGCGCCGGAGCGCTGGAATCTGGGCTCTATCAGTGTACAGCCAGTAACGGACTTGAGACACAGACCAGCACAGCTAACTTAACCGTCCAAT CAAAACCAGGAATACTAACCGCTCCCCTTAGTCAAACTGTTTTAGCGGGACAAACTATTGTACTCCGATGTGACGTCATTGCCTCGCCTCCTGCCAGCGTCGTGTGGACCTATCCTAAC ACTGGGACAGCCCCTCCAAAGGATGTATTGGTGAACCCAGACGGTTCTATAACTATTCAAAACATAAACGACTTTAATCAGGGCGTATATACATGTTCGGCGACCAATAGTCTTGGTACAACCACGGTCACTGGACAGGTCAACGTCATAT cTCCGGTAACAGTCAGCATAACTCCAAGTCAACTTCCTGTACATGCTGGAGATTCGTTCACACAGATCACTTGTTCCGGAACAGGAGATCCGAATCCGACTCTAACTTGGACCACAGAAAACGGTTCACCAGTAACGTCAAGCGGCGGGAAATTTTTGTTACTAGGCAACGGTGGTCTGATCATAACTAACGTTGACCCTGATAGTGACACCGGGGTCTACACTTGTACTGGAAACAATGGCAAAGAGACGGCCACAGCTCAGACCATTG TGTATAACGATCTCGGGGCACTTTCCTGCACAACAACATTTGCTGATTGCTCAACCAACATTGGTAGAGCATGTGG AGGACACTGCCCAGGGAACTGTATCTCACAAGGTGGCGCTGTGTATGGATATAAACAATATACTTTG CAATCTGTAGTGTGTCTATCTGCTAGACATTCCGGAACAAcaggaaatgacgtcatatgGCACATAACAAATGGAGGCAATACCTACGAAAGTAAATTAAACAACGGGATCCAAAGTCAATA TTCCGGTCCTCTTGCAGAGACAGCACAGATATGGGAGGGGTCTGCTGGCCCCGCCCAGCCAGCTAGTGTACCTATATTAGGATAA